From the Nodularia sp. NIES-3585 genome, one window contains:
- a CDS encoding metallothionein has product MTTVTQMKCACPNCLCIVSLEDAINKEGKYYCSEGCAEGHKTIKGCSHDGCGC; this is encoded by the coding sequence ATGACTACCGTCACCCAAATGAAATGCGCTTGTCCCAATTGCTTATGTATTGTTTCACTTGAGGATGCCATCAACAAAGAGGGTAAATACTATTGTTCAGAAGGTTGTGCTGAAGGTCATAAAACAATCAAAGGCTGTAGTCATGATGGCTGTGGCTGTTAA
- the hemL gene encoding glutamate-1-semialdehyde 2,1-aminomutase, translated as MVNTTIKTTKSQEIFAAAQNLMPGGVNSPVRAFKSVGGQPIVFDRVKNAYIWDVDGNQYIDYVGTWGPAICGHAHPEVIAALHEALEKGTSFGAPSLLENVLAEMVIDAVPSIEMVRFVNSGTEACMAVLRLMRAFTNREKIIKFEGCYHGHADTFLVKAGSGVATLGLPDSPGVPKSATITTLTAPYNDLEAVKALFEQNRDEIAGVILEPVVGNAGFITPDAGFLEGLRELTHEHGALLVFDEVMTGFRIAYGGAQEKFGVTPDLTTLGKVIGGGLPVGAYGGRRDIMSMIAPAGPVYQAGTLSGNPLAMTAGIKTLELLQRPGTYEYLDQITQKLADGLVQIAQETGHPACGGQISAMFGLFFTSGPVHNYEDAKQSDMAKFGRFHRGMLERGVYLAPSQFEAGFTSLAHTEADIDQTLAVAREVLSSL; from the coding sequence TTGGTAAATACCACAATTAAAACCACAAAATCACAAGAAATCTTTGCCGCAGCCCAAAATCTCATGCCGGGAGGAGTCAATTCTCCAGTTCGCGCCTTCAAATCAGTTGGGGGACAACCCATCGTTTTTGACCGAGTGAAAAACGCATATATTTGGGATGTAGATGGCAACCAATATATTGATTATGTCGGTACTTGGGGACCAGCTATTTGTGGTCATGCCCATCCAGAAGTCATCGCCGCGCTTCATGAAGCCTTGGAAAAAGGCACTAGCTTCGGCGCTCCTTCATTACTGGAGAATGTTTTGGCGGAAATGGTAATTGATGCTGTTCCTAGCATCGAAATGGTCAGATTTGTGAATTCAGGCACTGAAGCTTGTATGGCGGTGCTACGGTTAATGCGGGCTTTCACAAACCGAGAGAAAATCATCAAGTTTGAAGGCTGCTACCACGGTCACGCCGATACATTCCTCGTCAAGGCTGGTTCTGGTGTAGCTACACTTGGTTTACCCGATTCACCCGGAGTCCCTAAATCAGCAACCATCACTACACTCACAGCTCCTTACAATGACTTGGAAGCAGTCAAAGCCTTGTTTGAACAAAACCGCGACGAAATAGCCGGGGTGATTCTGGAGCCAGTAGTTGGCAATGCTGGGTTTATTACTCCTGATGCTGGTTTTCTCGAAGGTTTGCGAGAACTTACCCATGAACATGGCGCTTTGCTAGTCTTTGACGAAGTGATGACAGGTTTTCGGATTGCCTACGGTGGCGCGCAGGAAAAATTTGGTGTGACACCAGACCTAACAACCTTGGGTAAGGTGATTGGTGGTGGCTTGCCAGTGGGAGCCTACGGCGGTCGTCGGGATATTATGTCAATGATTGCTCCCGCAGGCCCTGTGTATCAGGCGGGAACTCTTTCGGGTAATCCCTTAGCAATGACGGCTGGGATTAAAACCTTGGAATTGTTGCAAAGACCTGGTACTTATGAATATCTGGATCAAATTACTCAGAAGTTAGCAGATGGCTTAGTGCAGATTGCCCAAGAAACTGGTCATCCAGCTTGTGGTGGTCAGATTAGCGCTATGTTTGGCTTATTTTTCACATCGGGGCCAGTCCATAACTACGAAGATGCCAAACAGTCAGATATGGCTAAATTTGGTCGTTTCCATCGCGGGATGTTAGAGCGCGGTGTTTATTTAGCACCCTCTCAGTTTGAAGCTGGTTTTACTTCTTTGGCTCACACTGAAGCCGATATTGACCAGACTTTAGCTGTTGCACGAGAAGTTCTGTCTAGTTTATAG
- the hisIE gene encoding bifunctional phosphoribosyl-AMP cyclohydrolase/phosphoribosyl-ATP diphosphatase HisIE, whose translation MFSTDSHSLPQSIPVDQICYDDRGLVPAIIQDYLDGTVLMMAWMSQESLKKTLETGETWFWSRSRQELWHKGATSGHIQKVQSVRYDCDSDALLIGVEQLGDIACHTGERSCFHQVEGTIVAPPGDTLSQVFQVICDRRDNPVDTSYTCKLFAGGDNKILKKIGEESAEVVMAFKDDEEDAIAGEVADLLYHTLVALAHHQVDLKSVYRKLQERRR comes from the coding sequence ATGTTTTCTACTGATTCGCATTCACTACCACAGTCCATTCCTGTTGATCAGATTTGCTACGATGACCGGGGTTTAGTGCCGGCAATTATCCAAGATTATTTGGATGGCACTGTTTTAATGATGGCGTGGATGAGTCAGGAATCATTAAAAAAGACTTTAGAAACTGGGGAAACTTGGTTTTGGAGTCGTTCGCGCCAGGAGTTATGGCATAAGGGAGCCACTTCTGGACACATTCAAAAAGTCCAAAGTGTTCGCTATGACTGTGATAGTGATGCGCTGCTCATTGGAGTGGAGCAACTAGGAGATATTGCTTGTCACACTGGTGAACGCAGTTGTTTTCATCAAGTAGAAGGGACTATTGTTGCCCCACCGGGGGATACACTATCTCAAGTATTTCAGGTGATATGCGATCGCCGTGACAATCCCGTAGACACTTCTTATACTTGTAAGTTATTTGCAGGTGGCGATAACAAAATTTTAAAAAAGATCGGCGAAGAAAGCGCTGAGGTAGTAATGGCGTTTAAGGATGATGAAGAGGATGCGATCGCAGGTGAGGTTGCAGATTTACTCTATCATACCCTGGTTGCCTTAGCTCACCATCAAGTCGATTTAAAGTCAGTATATCGCAAGTTACAAGAACGTCGGCGATAG
- a CDS encoding DUF2811 domain-containing protein: MNATVSIFTEIPETLHESLKNYLEAHPDWDQNRVLTAALSLFLLQNGESDRRAARVYLETLFHNC; this comes from the coding sequence ATGAACGCAACAGTTAGTATCTTTACAGAAATTCCCGAAACACTACATGAATCCCTTAAAAATTACTTAGAAGCACACCCAGATTGGGATCAAAATCGAGTGCTGACGGCTGCTTTGTCTCTGTTTTTACTTCAAAATGGCGAGAGCGATCGCCGCGCTGCCCGTGTATATTTAGAAACTTTGTTTCATAACTGTTAA